The genomic interval acaaaaaaaaatatagttaCAACACAGCATAATGGTTGGCTGTATGTCCTTATGATAAATCATCAAAACATATCATTCATGATATCACTAAAACATCTTTAACCCCAAAAgataaaaatcattaaaaaaagaaaaaaaatctccataaaaatataaaataagccAACGCTTTTTAAAGTGTTGTTGGTCATTGTCTCGCCTTGTTTAGACCTGCACGAGCAGATGCAAGGCGTGTCGCATGATTTCCGAGTTCATGGTCCGCAAGAAGTCGGTCAAGCCCGAGTTGAGCACTTCCTCCATGGACACGAATTGAAGCACTTGCCTGTCACAAACCGAATGACATTCAGCCGCTTCGTTTAGCAGTTCGCCAATACAGTCGTAGGCTTCCGTCAGGGCCGGGAGGATCGGGGCGGCAGCTTGGGGGCAGAATCCGGCGCACAGCAGCACGGCCCCGACGCCGCCCGACGGGGGCGGGCACCTAAACGCCATCGATCGAAAACAAGCGTGCAAGCAAAGCACGACGGCCGCCGAGACGCGGGTGAGAGCGGCAGGCACGGGCATCAACAGCGCATCGCCGGAGGTCAAACTCTGGAGGGCGGAGAGGATGCCACGGACGAGTCCTCGCTGGTACGCCGGCGCCGCGTCGTACGTCGGGCCGAGGCCCCCTTCGAGACGCGATGTCTCCGAAGGAAACGTGACAAGTAGCTCTTCAATTTGCAGTGCGGGGACGTCCCACTCGGCACGACTCCCCAACACCAAAcaattctttttctctttcgtccCGCTACCGTCGACGCAAAGCGCTGCCACTTCTGACAAAAGGGAGGCGGCGCTATTCACGTGGCAGGAGTCGCACGGAGCCACTCGAGACAAGTCTCGCTCGGCTAAGGCCTCCCGCGCTTCCGTCATGTAGTTTAGCAAGATCCCCGAGCAGAAAGGAGAGTTTCGAACCACGGGTAGCGCCGCCCCGACGATGACGCACCAGGAATCCGCGTGAATGTCGGACGAGGGTCCTCGCAGCACACAGCTGGTCCCGTCGGGCTCGCCGAGGTGTCGTTTTATCCAGTCGGCATGGCGACCCCTCTCCACGCGCTCCTTCCAGCTCAGGTTCTGCAATTCCCTGCGCTCGTTGAAGGATCCCGCCGCTTGCTTCCTGGGTCCGGCGAGGCGGCCCACCGAAGCACGGCAGCAGGCGGGGCTGACGACGTTACGGGAGATCCATCGACTGCGAGGGAGGAACGTAACCTGCGCACAGAGACAATGGGCTGGAGTGAACGCCGACACCTGAATCATGCAGACGATTGCGGTTTTGAAGACTGCAAGAAAAGAAGTATTGGAAAATCGTATCCTAATTTCTTGCAAgctatttcttttaaatgtgttttttattcaGCAGGAGCCCAAATTGGCAGATAATTAATTCTACCATGCGTCAGCCGCACATTGGgagacctggattcaaatccaggtcggtccacttgtgtggagtttgcatggttctccccggggcctgtgtgggttttctctgggtactccggtttcctcccacattgcatggtaggctgattggacactgtaaatagcccctaggtacgagtgtgagcgtgaatggttgtttgtcttcttgtgccctgcgattggctggccaccaattcagggtgtcccccaccacctctggccgaagtcagctggaataggctctagcaccccctgcaacccaagtgaggataaagcggttcagaatgagatgagttgagatCATATTGAGGTTTTGTGGTCACTATCATAATGCTTGTAGTAAAttgttcattgccattgacagttactataaacacccaatccatttcaagtgggaagACTGGCATTGATGTTTTTATCACTGCCACTGATCGTTCGATTGCTTATCGGCGTCACTGAGTTAGTacctaaaaataaatcaatagagttaaaaaaaagataatcttTTACACCAATACACCATGATGGCGCCAGATTTACaatcacccatttttttttaaatattaccaTATTACTGCAAAGACTGATAGAAAGTAAAATAATTTGACTTCCTACCTGGAAACGTCGCAGGTAGTCTCGAGCCGTACAATCCCGGATGAATTCGAGCCTCTCCCTGCGCTCATCGCTCATTCCTTCAAACAAGCTCAAGTTTTCCGTGATGGTCTCCACCTGCAGAGTGTGAAAGTACACGCACATCTCTTCATGCTGCGTGAGGAATGACGGCGGGATGGCGGATTCTGGGAAAAGCGCCTCTGTCGCCGCCAGATGCGCTCCGTAATTCCGAACCAGCTTCGACAGCAGAGGCCTCTCGGCCTCCCCACGGCGGTAGTCGAGGCAAACCACGTAGACCTCGGAATTCCCGGCCTTGCTCGTGGCGGGTTTGAAAACACTGACGGAGCCAAAGCAGCAGTTGAGCAGGTAGAGCAAACAAACGGAGGAGTGTTCGTACAGagtgaacattttcagcacgaAGGAGCCGCCGGGGCTGAGGAGCAGCAAAGCGGCGGTCACCTCGCAGTAATGCAGCGGCGCCACTAGCGCTTCCTGCTCGTCGGGGTTCTCCTGACAATCGAAGCTCCCGTCCGCCGTCACTAAATCCACTCTCCGCATGTTTGCCAcaaatttctgcagctccagcaGGTGCTTTTGGAGCATAATGTTGCCAGTGTTGTCTGAGCCAAAAAACCACCAGGGCAGAGTATTGGCGATTAAGCGATCGTCCGCGATGGTCGCGTCCTCCGCGTTGGCCTCGTGGTACGGGTTGAGCGTGTTGGCCGCCCAGCTCCAGTCGCAGTAGCGCGTGCGCTCGCTGGTTTTCACGTAGTGGTTCAGCGCGCTTATGAAAGCCCCCGGTGCTTCGCACAGGTGAAGCGTGTTGAGCTCGCCGGAGAGGAGCGCCTCCGCGGGAAGGACGCTGAACGTTCCCAGGATCTCGTAGAACTTGCACCACGCCTGAGTGCAGATTTCCGCGTTGGCGGCGGAGCGCACCGTGGCGATGACTTTCCCGGCCCGGTTGGTGGAGCTGGTGTGCTGATGCCACACCTCGATGTTCTTGTCGCTGAGTTGGTTCTTCACGGCGTTGAGGGAGACCTTCAGGGCCTGGAGGCGGACATTTTCAACTTTCTCCTGTTGTCCGAGAGCGACATTTGCATTAGGACTGCACCACTCCTCATTGGACGGTTTGTTGTAGGTTCTGGATTTACTAAACAGGGCTTCAATCTCAGTCAGTGCGTGGGCATCGCAGGTTGTTACGCTGCTCACTTCCTGCTGCCCCCGCCTGCAGACTTTCTTCCGAGTGCCATTGCCAGAGATCATTCTCCTCGCCTTATGCTGTCCTAGAAAAACATATTCATTTAAATCAAAATGATACACAAATACAAGTAAGTGGACATTAAAAAATCAGGTTTTTGTGTCATTAAAATAAGGAGATAAACTTGAAGTATTTGACATACGTTAAGGTGTTGCACCTGAATGCAACACACGACTGCTCACTGCATTGAGAGCAGTGACTTGCAATGTTTAAGAAGTGATTGTTTACATAAACATCTGATATGATGTCAACTTTTAAGTCTCACTACCACATGGTGTCATATTTACAATTATAGGATAGCAAAGATTAGGACCAATTTTGGTCCATGCAACAAAAACAGAAGTTTGTGTTGTAGTTTTTACCAcctaaattaattttgtttatcaCCTGTCAGATACAATctaaattttaaatgttttaatttttttgtattctcaAATAAGATAAAAATATTTGGTTAGCAGCAACACAAAAGCTTTGACCTCCAGGCTTTTATTATGAATGAAAAATTCCCACAACAAATGCTGCGATGTGTtcatagtgtttttttgttttgtttaagagGCGATTTCGAGAGACAAGTAAATCAAAGGCAGCGCCTAAAAACGTGACTTATTTAGTAAgccaaaaaaactgattatggACGTATTCATCTtttaatgtgaataaaaatTTCAAGTGTAATCGCGTACGCTATGTAGCGATGTAAACAGTCATAATAGTCGCAAACTTACCAGTCACTCGCAGAATCCAAACCCGGACGACATAGTCACGTGACCACTCGTCTCTTCATTGCGCATGCGTTAGAATGGTGATTATTAAAGTGAAATTCCCCTTCttacaaaaaacattgtttactggtggtggtggtgtggtggactTTCGGTTTATTGAACATTCATAGGGAAAGTGACTGCTTTTTATAGTTTACAAATATTTATGATCAATTATGTATTTGTTAACTATTATTAACGATAGTATTTTTAAGTATTGTAtattaaactgttttttttacttcatgaaAGTTTATAAATTGATCAAATAGTTATAAAAAcaagaataataaaatgaaaatgattaagAACAGACGTGTACTCTGGTTATGGTCCCTAATGTAATATGATAAAGTTGATTGtattaaatttcaaaataaatttatgaatgaattgaatgttaACAAAATCAAAATGAGTAGTCAAATGTATAAAATCGAGCACCATTAATTGCTgatgaatgagttaaatgattGCCCTATAAAGGCTTAAATACTCAATATATAAGTATTAGCCGTTTATCACAAAGGTTAAAGACGAATCTAATGAGGCAGGGTTAAATACTATCTTGTAGGCTGGGTGAACATCTTAAAGATATAAAAAATAACAGGGTTGTCCTTGTCGTGTAGATGTTActttcatttaaattgggagATACATTCAAGTCAAACCAGCTGCACAATAATAGTTTTACTCGTAATTACCTAATGAATCATAAAACATCTGCATACATCTTGCATATAGCCCTTTATGTATGCCCCAAGACATTTGTCTTCAAAGCGTCACTGATTTGTAGATTCATTTACTTACATGGTGAATGCACTGCAATGTCAAGTCATTTTGACAAATCATGTTATTTACAATATGTCAgacggttaaatagtccaagatTTTGTGTTGCATTTTGATCTAATTTCAAAATCTTTTCGGACGACTTAGTGATCACCGTAAGCATGTTATAATTTTATTATCAGAACTCTTTGACATGTGAGCTGACTCAAACTGACATTGGCAATACAGTCTAGCGAGAATGAACATTATGGATGTTTTCTCTGCTTCGGGCCTATTTCTTATAGCTACATAGAGTATGCATACAGCATACTGCATGTGGGTAAATTCGATTTTGATAAGAGATGGAAGACTTGCGGGCTTAAAGCAAAAGCAGGACACCCACAGAGGGAGCCTTATTCATAAATAATGGACCACTGGGATGTACAGTTGCAATTAGGATTTCCAAAATGGTACCTGTAAACATTGTGTCTTTCCATTTGAAGCTAAACCACTGGCACCTCTTGTGTGCATTACGGAGTATGCTTGATTGCGATTTGTActtcgctgggataggctccatcaccccctgcgaaccttgcGAGGATATGCCCttcaataaaaatgattgaatgaatgccCTTCATTATGTTTGCTGGCAAATATGTGGTAAAACACATTTCCCCTTCATGTGAGCACACTGTCACTGCAACCGATATTAGCGTGCCAGGCTTACCCCGCGGGTCAAAGACCTGCTGTCAACAGTCCAGTAAAGAGCAACCTCACACTGATGGACTCACGCTATCTCCATCCATGATGATCTCAGTCTGCCAGGCATCACATTGATGCGTAAAAAAGAAGGTCACACAGATACATGCATACAGCCTGTCATACGTAGGGCTTACCCCGCGGGTCAAAGACCTGCTGTCAACAGTCCAGTAAAGAGCAACCTCACACTGATGGACTCACGCTATCTCCATCCATGATGATCTCAGTCTGCCAGGCATCACATTGATGCGTAAAAAAGAAGGTCACACAGATACATGCATACAGCCTGTCATACGTAAAATGTGACAGAACCCGCCAGCCCAGAAAGGTGAATAAAATGATgttacacttacacacacatacacacacacacacacacacacatactacatacataGTAAATGAACTGCAACCACATCCATTACCATCCGGCCCCCTTTTCTGACATTCTTATCAGGAACAATTAAACATTTAAGAGACAGGGCGCCACAAATTACCACGGCAAGAGGCGGACATTACGAGTAATTTCTCGATAACATGATAGCTACAGGGGACGGCGCAGTAATGAATGCTGCGAGGGAAAATGAACGCATAATCTAATAGTATAGAGAATGAAGGATGGTTTTTAGTGGTGGATGCAAGATTCTAATGGCCTGTCCGTTTGTCTGTCCTTTGCCTATTTTGATTGAACTATCTCAGCAACTGTTTGATCAGTCTTGAATCATGATGAATTGGATTATTGTTCATGTATTGGTAGTATGTTCAGGGATCCAAATGACTCTGGTAAGGCTGAACTTGTGTTTGTCCATCTGTTTGTTAGTTATTAAGCTAGTTGTTGGTTCGCATAGGGTGATGTTGTGATGATTATGGGGTTATGTTGTTGTCACACTAATCTACTTGCACATGTACTCAGTATTTATCATTGTGTCTGTAGAAAACCTCAAAGAGGCATTTAAGGAAATTCAGGGATTTATTGGCAGTCGCGctaaattgaaatatttgtaaCTTATATGTTTTTATGACCAGCAAATTGTTTTTGGATGCAATTCCACTCTTAATCGCTAAAAAACAGGATACTTAATTTTATCTTGACCATATTTTGTATGTCATCTTGCCTTAATTCGGGATTCCTTAATAGTCAATTTACATACAGTTAACAGAAGAGCAACTAGGGGACTTGGTGTTATATTTTTGGACAATcccctaacacacacacacacacacacacacacacacacacacacacacacacacacacacacacacacacacacacacacacacacacacacacacacacattttctggATTAAATCATTTGGCCTGGAGGTTGAAAAAAACTGCATGATGTCCCACTGGTTTAATACATGCAGCATTCCAGCCTCTGGGGAATGAAACCTGCAGGTGGGGAAAAAATTACAGAAATCAACTGTTTCTTGATGGTTTATGGTTTAATGATCATATCATCATACTGCATGTATCTATGAGAGCAGCTTCTGTTTTTCCACTTAGACATTGCTCCATTGCACACAAGTGAGCATGTGAGTATGAGGATATAATTCATCCAAGTCATTGGCAGTGATAGTTAGCATTCCGCAGCCATTTTTCTTGGTCGTTGACAGAGGAAGATAAAAATCAACTCTAGGTGTTTTCAATAGACAAGCAAGgcagaaataaatttaaaaatatatagaaaaaatcATTTGTCCACTCAAACGATTCACATACAGAGATGACAAAATGATTGCAATAGTATTTCAGTGTATGAATGACAGTTCTGTATTTATTTAGCTCAATATAGATTTCTATAACATGCAATACTGCCCCCTGTCAGCGACTAGGCAGAAtcattttgtaatgttttcattttattctcaATTCAAATAACATTAATATGACTGCGAGACTTCCTACATACACAATCAAATACCTGtacaagaaaatatttattttatcatgttaCACTTGGACATATTTAGGTAATACATCACACAATGATAACACTAACTACTAAACATCAACAGAATGAATGACCgagaagatacaaaaaaaaaaatgtaaatacttatCACTTGTGCAAATAATAGAAGTGCTCCATCAACAGTTAAGCaccaagatgatgatgatgatgatgaaggccTTCAGAATTTGTCAAGGAGCTCCATTATAGCAATCGTCGTGCTTTGTCCAAAGATGAAGGCACCAACAACAACAGTTATGATTCCCCAAATTGTTAAAACGACTCTGCAAAATGTTGTACAGATGGAAAATTGCAATCACGTACAGTGGAATAATAAGGGGTACTGTTTTATTGATTCAGGGTCACAATACATATTGAATAAAAGCAGAAAGTAACGTCTAGTTAActcaaacattgcacacacaaaTCTGTTTAATTATGTTGTTTAATGCATTCTGATAAGCTACTTTTAAAGTACCACCATCTTCAAGTAATGTTACTGGAATAGTTTAATTTATGAGTGTAAAGAAGCTCAAAATCGTATTTATTTAGGGAAAATGGAACTGATTGAGTAAAATGTCTACGTAATATTGTATTTAATCTATCAAAGGGCATTGTATCAAATCAAATTGTGGCAGACATTGTTAtagcagaaaatatggtatcatgaaatttatcatttacaattgtttttttatttttgaataggaGAAGTACCCACCAATTTTGGGATAGTTGTTGTCTAGGGAGCAAAAACAAAAGTGTTGCATTTAATACTCACCTGATTCTTGGATTGGAGACAGGCTCATTTTGCATGATGAATATCAAGCAAAGACCTACATTACAAGACGGACAAGTACGTGAGTTACAGTACATGTCAAAGTTCATTACATCCAATTATTCCAGCAATGTGGCCTCCGTTTCATGTAGGTAATGCTGTGGCCAGTATATATGCATAAATATGaaatcaaaactaaaaaaaagtactgtacCAGGAAAGATAAAGATAAAGAAAGCGCTGATGCCTCCAATCACACTGATGACTTCGCCCATGTCAGGGACGAACATGGCGATGAGGAGAGTGATGGTGATCCATATAAAAGTGAGAAGAGCTCTGCAGCGACTCTCAAAGGCGCTGGTGACGATTCCCCAGCGCCGCCTTTGGATTCGGACCACCAGGTTCAGAATGACGGATCTGTGAAGTatgccgactttgttttagagTTCCAAGACACAAAAGTTCACAATTACTACTCACCAAAAAGTTTACTTAAGGTCaaagtattttcatttttggtgaGTAGTACATGTAAACATTTGTATCGTTACGGAATTGGATGACATTCTGGCtttagaaatacaaaaaaaggtttCTTTTCTTTGGTTTTCTGCTACTTATTCCACAATAACAGGTAATAGTAGGTGACCAATTAAAGGCTTGATTAGCTCATTTTACAGAACAATATTTTTGTTATAGTGTTTTCTAATATTTACAGCTAGGTATAGAAGCTATTACCTGTTTAGGTCATTGTTAGAGAGCAAAAAACTACTGTTTGTGTCTTACTCTTTTAAAGGCACGATGGCTTTTTAAACCCTTTGATTTAACTcaaaggctgccattgacggcgctagacgtccaatccattttaactgggaggagcCGAATGAACCCCTTCATTAAAATGTTCTCTATCTCTAAAACGACCAATGTACTAAAACTTTGCCAAacaagaaaatgaatattttggtgTGATATACCTCCCCAGAAGAAGAATAATGGGATAAATAGTAATGATTGATATTCCAAAAAGCAGTCTGGAAATGATCATGACGACATCCTTCCCCGGATATGACATCAGAATATCAGAGGCAACTTCTCGCCCAAATGTCATGAATCCATACACTCCTGGTGAAAAGGACACAAGAGTGGACACATGAAACTATTTCCATGTCAAAATGACGAATGTTTTTGAGGTCAACTCACCGGTGAGAGTGTAGATGAGCAAACAGAAGAGCATGGAGATGACAGAAATAACTATCCAGTGTGTAATCTTCTGGTTTTCCATGCTGCTGTAGATTGCTATACAGGCCTCGTGACACTACAAATACAAGCAACGTGTTGTCAAAAATACAGCAAGCCAATAAAACTAAAtctttttgcatgtgtgtgtgtgcgtgtggtctGACGATGGACCATACCTGGAAACCAAAGCAGATGGTCGGCACAACACTGAACATGGAGGCCCATGAGCCCACACTGTAACGACATTTAATTGCAGGTTGGATATTTTTGTGTAATTTTATGTTCAAACTAGGCCACACTTTCACAAGCACTGACCCTTGAGTATGCTCTGGAGTTAGAATTGCGCTGTGGGTCTCCATCATATAGTATTTGACGATCACCGCCACGCATAGATAAGTAGCAGCCAGTGTTCCCAGTACACTgcagtcaagaaaaaaaatgtccaatgaCGACAATAGGATATTACAGAGGCGTATTGCGGAGGCACCCCAAAAAAAAGTCCagtatcatgtttttacatgataCTATCATATAAATATGTGATCGCTATCttgtaaaaatgcaataaatatgtaaaaactAGGGGTAGAACGCATTAATTATTAGGCATCAAGGGATTAACTTAACGAAAATTATTTGCcttattatttgtttgtatgtgtgGGGCTTTTTAGACCAATCAAATGTTGAACTGTACTGACAAAAAATCTTTCTGGTGTTTATTTGGGAAATTATTTTTCTAACGTTTGGTATTAAAATGTTCCAGGATAGATTTGAttaatttttccattaaaattatttcaaactaaaaaaaaaagaaagaaacagagTCAATTGTTAGGGACATATTTTTCCACACGATTAATCAAGATTAACTAATTGCAAAGCCTCTaagaaattggattaaaattttTAATCAAGTAAAAACGTCAAAGggtatcatgtaaaaacaatggACTTTTGTGTGTGGCAACAAAATGCTTGCATAAAATAACCTTTAGATGCACACAAACCTTGTGTATTTCTGGATGCCGATTTCTTTAGGGATGGAAAGTGGCAGGATGATGACGAGACACATGATGAAGAGGGCAAAACGTTGGTCAGTGTACCAATGATAGGGAATTTCCCCTTCACCTGACCCGGTGACCGCTTCATACATGGAAATACACACTGAAGAAcacaaatata from Stigmatopora argus isolate UIUO_Sarg chromosome 2, RoL_Sarg_1.0, whole genome shotgun sequence carries:
- the cmtr2 gene encoding cap-specific mRNA (nucleoside-2'-O-)-methyltransferase 2; translated protein: MISGNGTRKKVCRRGQQEVSSVTTCDAHALTEIEALFSKSRTYNKPSNEEWCSPNANVALGQQEKVENVRLQALKVSLNAVKNQLSDKNIEVWHQHTSSTNRAGKVIATVRSAANAEICTQAWCKFYEILGTFSVLPAEALLSGELNTLHLCEAPGAFISALNHYVKTSERTRYCDWSWAANTLNPYHEANAEDATIADDRLIANTLPWWFFGSDNTGNIMLQKHLLELQKFVANMRRVDLVTADGSFDCQENPDEQEALVAPLHYCEVTAALLLLSPGGSFVLKMFTLYEHSSVCLLYLLNCCFGSVSVFKPATSKAGNSEVYVVCLDYRRGEAERPLLSKLVRNYGAHLAATEALFPESAIPPSFLTQHEEMCVYFHTLQVETITENLSLFEGMSDERRERLEFIRDCTARDYLRRFQVTFLPRSRWISRNVVSPACCRASVGRLAGPRKQAAGSFNERRELQNLSWKERVERGRHADWIKRHLGEPDGTSCVLRGPSSDIHADSWCVIVGAALPVVRNSPFCSGILLNYMTEAREALAERDLSRVAPCDSCHVNSAASLLSEVAALCVDGSGTKEKKNCLVLGSRAEWDVPALQIEELLVTFPSETSRLEGGLGPTYDAAPAYQRGLVRGILSALQSLTSGDALLMPVPAALTRVSAAVVLCLHACFRSMAFRCPPPSGGVGAVLLCAGFCPQAAAPILPALTEAYDCIGELLNEAAECHSVCDRQVLQFVSMEEVLNSGLTDFLRTMNSEIMRHALHLLVQV
- the slc38a8b gene encoding putative sodium-coupled neutral amino acid transporter 8 isoform X2, with amino-acid sequence MEELARESISLLARSASHSDPPRLGSFGAVFIMLKSALGAGLLNFPWAFQKAGGVHTAISVELVSLVFLVSGLVILGYASSVSRQKTYQDVVREVCGPAIGQLCEVCFCFNLFMICVAFLVVVQDQLEKLCISMYEAVTGSGEGEIPYHWYTDQRFALFIMCLVIILPLSIPKEIGIQKYTSVLGTLAATYLCVAVIVKYYMMETHSAILTPEHTQGVGSWASMFSVVPTICFGFQCHEACIAIYSSMENQKITHWIVISVISMLFCLLIYTLTGVYGFMTFGREVASDILMSYPGKDVVMIISRLLFGISIITIYPIILLLGRSVILNLVVRIQRRRWGIVTSAFESRCRALLTFIWITITLLIAMFVPDMGEVISVIGGISAFFIFIFPGLCLIFIMQNEPVSNPRIRVVLTIWGIITVVVGAFIFGQSTTIAIMELLDKF
- the slc38a8b gene encoding putative sodium-coupled neutral amino acid transporter 8 isoform X1, whose product is MEELARESISLLARSASHSDPPRLGSFGAVFIMLKSALGAGLLNFPWAFQKAGGVHTAISVELVSLVFLVSGLVILGYASSVSRQKTYQDVVREVCGPAIGQLCEVCFCFNLFMICVAFLVVVQDQLEKLCISMYEAVTGSGEGEIPYHWYTDQRFALFIMCLVIILPLSIPKEIGIQKYTSVLGTLAATYLCVAVIVKYYMMETHSAILTPEHTQGSVLVKVWPSLNIKLHKNIQPAIKCRYSVGSWASMFSVVPTICFGFQCHEACIAIYSSMENQKITHWIVISVISMLFCLLIYTLTGVYGFMTFGREVASDILMSYPGKDVVMIISRLLFGISIITIYPIILLLGRSVILNLVVRIQRRRWGIVTSAFESRCRALLTFIWITITLLIAMFVPDMGEVISVIGGISAFFIFIFPGLCLIFIMQNEPVSNPRIRVVLTIWGIITVVVGAFIFGQSTTIAIMELLDKF